Genomic segment of Mastomys coucha isolate ucsf_1 unplaced genomic scaffold, UCSF_Mcou_1 pScaffold5, whole genome shotgun sequence:
taaaaaaaaatcaaattaggggctggagagatggctcgtcagttaagagcactgactgctcttctagaggtcctgagttcaattcccagcaaccacatggtggctcaaaaccatatgtaatgggatccgatgccctcttctgatgtgtctgaagggccacagtgtactcatatacataaaataaacaaagaaatttaaaaattcagtggATTCTTTCTCTGGAGCTGTCTTGGGCAAGGTAGGATGTTGAGCCACATCCCTGGCTTCGACCCATTGGATGACAGGAGAACCACCCAGTCATTATAGTCAAACTTGTCCTCAGCCGCTGCCTAGTGTGGATGGAGGGCTGAGTCTCTCCGCCGGAGACCACGCTCTTCACACTTCCCTCTGCTTGGTACGGGAGGTTACTTTTTCACTGGTCTCAGGAAAAGGCAGGTGACTGCCCCCCAGCTTGCCCTTCCTGGGTGTACAAGATTTTACCCTTCAAAGCCTGTGTAGATCTCTGCTCTGGACCCAGTCTCCCAAGGCTTTATTGACGAGCTATGGGCTGTGAGACTACAGAGAGCTGGGGAAGGGCCAGTCCCTCCAGAAAGTAAGCCATGTGTTGCACAGCCCCTGCCTCACGAGTTAGGGCCACGGGAACGGAATGCAGCAGAATGCTTCATAGACAGCAGCTCTGTGTTCTGGGAGCCTTCGAGGCTGAGTTCTTTGTGGAGGGCCAGATCTGCAGCCTGATGACATTACACTGGGCATTGTTATTGTCTTAATTAAAagtctttataattttaaagttgtatttgtttgtttgtttgtttttcaagaaagggtttctctgtatagccctggctgtcctggaactcactctgtagactaggctggcctcaaactcagaaatctgctgactctacctcccaagtgctgggattaaaggcgtgcgccaccactgcccggccctaaagttgttttttaaatcaagctTTATAacaatggattttttaaaaaaatattttacttattttatgtttatgagtacactgttgctgtcttcagacacatcagaagagggcatcagatcccattacagatggttgtgagccaccatgtggttgctgggaattgaactcaggacctctgaaccactgagccatctctccagcccctaaagttgatttgattttattttatttgtattttatgtgtatgatgttttgcctgcctgcgtGTCTGGGCATAGGGAGCATGCCTGgtactgtggaagtcagaggtgagcattggatcctctgaaactggagttacaggcatttgtctgtcaccatgtgggtgctgagaagtgaatccagattctctgcaagagcagccagcgctctaaatcactgggccatctctatagctgcctcctccttcctccctccccctctttcttttgtATATGTGCGTATCTGTGCACGTGGGGGCTAGTGCTTGCAGGCACCTGGGTGttggatccccctggagctggagttaaaggtggctCTCAGCTGTCTGCCTtggttcctgggaggggaaattGATATTGTAGAAGATCAGGAAGTGCTGTCAAATGGTGAGTACCTCTCTAGCTCTAGCTTCTGTTACTAGtttttatctatgtatatgtttctgtgtaaGTACACGCCGTGTGTgcttgaagaggccagaagagggcgtctgctccgcaggagctgggattacatataggtggttgtgagccactggctGTTGGTGCTTTAATCCATAATTCTTAAGCAGGgaacaaaagccaaaacagaaGCACGGTGGTCCTGGGGGGTTCCTGGGCGAGGATGGAGTGGTAGGGCTACTGAAGTCTGAGCTGCACGGTCACAAACTGCCAGGCCTCGGGCGGAGAGGGACAGGGGTGGGAAAGGCCTTCTAGACAGAAGGAGCTGTGTGGGAGACAGCCTGGGCGGACCCTGCTTGGCAGGAAAGTGGATAATGAGTTCCATACGTTGGTCTCCACAGGAGCTCCTGACCAGGACTGGGCCTCGCTTGCCAAGCTCCAGGCGTGGCTGGGAGGCTGAGCCACACACAGCACCACCCTTCTCCGTGGCTCGGCGGCCCGGCAGCTCGGGCTGGCACACATGGTAGATTTGCCTGGATCTGAAGAGGAGAAGGTGGTTTCTAGGTTGAGAATGGACCTTAAAGAAGTGTCCAAGTGACCCTggtccccttccctcccccagaaGTCAAGCCTGGAGATGTGACTTGTCAATATGGTacgttttaatttttaaaaatttccatgcctgtgtgtgtgcacgcgcacacgtGTGTTTCATGTGTTTCCGACACTGattctaaggattgaactcaggatcatgGCCGCTCATGGCAAGGACTTCTGCCCACTGAAGTATCTGGCTGACCCAGGGTAGACATTGCAAGCATATTTAAAATCCTTGGGGCCTAGAGGGATGACGCTTCAGCAGtgacagcacttgctgctcttccataggaccccagattttgttgttgttgttgttttgttttttctttctttttttctttcttttcttttttttcttttttcttttttttgattttttgagacagggtttctctgtgtagccttggctgtcctggaactcactctgtagaccaggctggcctcgaactcagaaatccgcctgcctctgcctcccaagtgctgggattaaaggcgccttccttccttccttccttttctttctttccttccttttctcttctccttctccccccaccctctctttttcttcctttaagttttaaaagctagagagctggctcagtggttcaagCATTGTGGTACAACCATGAAGTCCTAAGTTCTCACCCACAgaacccaaaagaaaaagagctaaaGTTCCCGAGTGTCTATAAAGAAGGCTTTGTAGTTCCGAGTGTCTATAAAGAAGGCTTTGTAGTTCCGAGTGTCTATAAAGAAGGCTTTGGTAAGTTACCTTTTTGTTTAACGCCGTTTTTAAGAATCCTTTCCTTTGGTGGTATTTGTCGTTGGTACCACTAGCTTGTGTTTTTGATGTTCACAGCCTGGGAAGAAAAGCCTCAATTGAGAATCACCTTGATCAGGTTGGCTATGGGCATGTCTACAGGAGATTGTCCTTGCCCGCTGTGGGAGACACTATTCCCTGAGCAAGTGGTCagaggctgtataagaaagctaactaagggaaactgtaatcaagatgtgtgtgtgtgtgtgtgtgtgtgtgtgtgtgtgtgtgaaaatgatttttattttattgtgcattggtgttttgcctgcacgtatgtttgcatgagggtgtcagatcccctggaccaggagttacagacacttgtgagctgccatgtgggtgctgggaattcaaccagggccctctgaaagagcagccagctcttaaccactgagccacctctccagcccttgagacagggtttctttgttctggaactagctctgtagaccaggctcacagagatctgcatgcctctgcctcctgagtgttgggatgaaaggcgtgtccCACTAGTACTCTtcaagaaaagaatttattttcttttttNNNNNNNNNNNNNNNNNNNNNNNNNNNNNNNNNNNNNNNNNNNNNNNNNNNNNNNNNNNNNNNNNNNNNNNNNNNNNNNNNNNNNNNNNNNNNNNNNNNcagaaatccacctgcctctgcctcccaagtgctgggattaaaggcgtgcaccaccaccgcccggctatgtacactaatgttttacctgcatgtatgtctgtgtgaggatattggatcccctggaactgaagccaCCTGGGGTTgggagcagcaagtgttcctggtgaggtagtacacacctttaatcacagcatttgggagcaAAGGAGAtgagtctctgagagttcaaggctagcctggtgtacaaatCAAGTTCTAGATCAATCAGggccagtgagatcctgtctcaaccttGCCACCCAAAAAAGATAACAATTTGTATATATGTAGTCCAGTGGTGGAGCCATACATATAACACCTCATAGCTATGATGCCTAGGACCCAGGTTGTCATATTTATTGGATGTGGGTCTAATAGGAtataagatagggtctcactgtgttgcccaggctggtctggaaataATGGATTCAGGCAATCTCCTGCTTTAGCCTTCTCGGTAGCATACCACCCAGAGTGGTGGTAGTCTCTTTTGTTTCAGGTTTTTGAAACAAGTCTctctatgtggctctggctggcctgaaactaacAGTGTAAACTAAATTGGCCCCAAAGTCATAGAGATCTGCCAACCTCTGTGTTGGGGTTGGTCTTGTGCAGTGTGTATTCAGACGCTAAGTTCTGTGCCTGCGATCAGGTCAGAGTCTAGACTTGGGCATTGTATTGACCAATATGCTTTAAAGAATGCTCCCCAATACTCCCCAATAATCTCTGATTGGACAATTAAAGGCTAGAGCCTATggctgggcaggagagagaaggcaggacTTGAGATGAGTAGGGGGTCTCAAGTAAAgaccaggagaaggaaggaagaaggtaggGAGAGGAGGTCACCATGAGGCAGGATGGCCCTCAAGGAAAgaccaggagaaggaaggaagaaggtaggGGAGGAGGTCGCCATGAGGCAGGATGGCCCTCAAggatggaccatgagcatgtggccaaGAGAAGATCTCCCTGAGGACACACAGGAGCAGAGCAAACAGAGCAAGTTTCTCCTCTTTGTGCAGCtccaggtgtcctggaactccctctgtagaccaggctggcctcgaactcacagagctccaactacctttgcctactgagtgctaggatcaaatgTGTGCACCACTGCTACCTGACTTAGACATTGTTTTCTAATAGCTACAgtctttcagaattttttttgaTGTTATGGGCACAAATAACACTTCATAGCGCTGCAAGGATGGGCTCATACCTGCCTCTAATTCCATCCTTTCTGTGTAGGAGAGGCAAATGGAAACCTGATGGGTTACACACCTTGCCTCAGCAGGCCCTGCAGAGGAGGTGGGACAAGTGCAACATTAATAACCCTAAACCTCTTAGGAGTGTGGCTGTCCtcctgtgtaaccctggttggcTTCAGAAACAACAGCAACCCACACAAACCCAGCagggcaggtgtggtggctcccaggtgtggtggctcccaggtgtggtggctcccAGGTGGGGTAGctcccaggtgtggtggctcctaGGTGGGGTAGCTCCCAGGTGGGGTGGCTCCTAGGTAGGGTGGCTCCCAGGTGGGGTGGCTCCCAGGTGGGGTGGCTCATGAgttatgcctataatcccaatgcttgggaggctaagcaggaggattgccacttGATTGAGGTCAGCATGGGGACActgcaagttccagaccagcctgggctatagattAAGACCCAGTTTCACCCTCTCACCCAACAAAGAAAGTCAAGCCTATGAttccaggaggtagaggcaagaggaagcTACTTGGaccatagtgagtttgaagccaaatAGGTTTTATAGGAGCTCATCCAGCTAGGTTATACAGCAAGACCGTCTGAAGGCTAAAGCAataggacctaggtttggttcccattatcctcttctagcctcctgaGGCATTGCTCACACtcacatgtgcgcgcacacacacacacacacacacactacatgtgggcaaaatacacatatacattaaaaaatttaaagaaagaaatgcttaatCATTTGTATAAAACATTTACATCTTCCCTAGGGAATATATTATTGCACATATAACCCTTTAAAAGCCCTTAGGGACCAggcaatggtagcacacacctttaatcccagcacttgggaggcagaggcaggtggatttctgagtttgaggccagcctggtcttcagagtgagtcccaggacagccagggttatacagagaaaccatgtctcaagaaacaaacaaacaacaaaacctcttAGAGGCCACTGATGGGGTTCATGACTTTAATTCCTGCgtgcagaaggaagaaggaaggcagatctttatgagttggccagcctggtctacatagttctaagctaaccagggctacatagcgatactgtgtctcaaacaacaaaaacctgttatTACTGGGATGATGAGATAACTCTGCAGGTAAATATGGTTGCCGTCGAGAGCGCAGCAGTCTGGGCcccacccagaacccacatgcaagttgtcctctgacatccacacataccCCATGGCATCCACAAGCCACCCCacagtaaataaacataaaagaattcctaaactttttattttgagatgtttACCCATGAGCATACAAAACAAATGCTTAAGgaactacaaaagaaaagaaaaagacattacaAAAATGGGCATCCTTGTAAGTACTGCCAACATCAGAGCACGGTGCCTCTCAAGTAAAGACATCATACCAGGCTGTAGCTGTTGTCAGTGAGAGAGGTCAGAACTCTGAATGTTAACATTCAAAACACCTCAGGCTCTAGACCCAGTACAAAAAAAAACTCTACTTCCGGAAATGTGAGCAAAAAAACCCAGCCAGGACCTTCCCGGAAGCATATTTGGGACTAGCAAAGGCAAGCATCTCACATCTGCCGCACCCATACCCATTAACATGGGCTGTCTGCAGCCTGTGCCTAGTCCCCGCATGGTAGAAccgtttgggaaggattaggaggtgtggccttattgggggaagtgtgtcacttggggtaGGCTTTAAGTTGCAAGAGcctatgcttctctctctctctctctctctctctctgtgtgtgtgtgcacacgtcaTGCGTGCCtggtgatcaggatgtaaagctctcagctcttgctctagcaccatgcctgtctgcttcccactgtgataatcacggactaaacttctgaaactgtaagcaagccctgagttaaatgcttttttttgtatatttgttttgttttgtttttcaagacaaggtttctctgtgtagccctggctgtcctggaactcactctgtagaccaggctggcctcaaactcagaaatccgcctgcctctgcccccaagtgctgggattatttaaatgctttcttctgtaagagttgccttagtcatggtgtctcttcacatcaatagaacagtgactaaggcagATGTCCGTGCAATGCCAGGAACCTGGTTCTTGATTGGAGCTAGGGCTtcctatttaatttctttctggcCCCTTCAAAGATAGTAAAAAGTAAACTTTGACTTAGGGCTCCTCTCCCATGTCCCTCCTCTCGACAGAGAGGCCAACAGCTGTCCTTCTAGAAGATTGGCCTCGGTCTCCAAGCCAGAGGCTGAGCCACTTTTGGGCACACAGGCACGGTGGCATCTGTCTGTGCCTTCCTCAGCTGGGTGCTGTGGCCTCTTCCTGGGGCCTTGGAGGGAGCTTGGCCTCAGGCTGATGGCAGAGAGTGAGGGTCCTCCCCTCAAGGAGCCAGAAGACAGGGAAGACAGGCTGGTTGAAAACTGCATAGAAAGTGTGCAGCAGCTGCGTGCATGGCTCCAGGCTGTAGAAGGTGAGGGAGCCAGAGGTCAAGTTCAAATCTACGCCCAGGAGTCGTCCGGGTAATCCACGCAGGCGCCGAGATTTGCCGTCATGCCAGGCCTGGATACTGTCCGCCTGGATGCAGAGGCCCCAGGAGCAGGGTCCACGACCGATGTTATCTGTATGGGTCCCCAGCTTTTGGCGGGATAGCTTTGGGTAAGTGACGCCCAGAGTGACGGAGTGATCAGAGGCATGGACCTCCCAGTAATGTTGTCCAGTCTGAAAACTCTGGGTACATTGCACCTGCCACAGCTCGAAGCTGCCCGACCTGGCTGGGCCCTGGGCCTGGAAATGGTGTGTCACCCGCTGGTCCTTGTGAGACAAGCGCAAATACTGGTTGGCAGTCTCTGGGTCAAAGGTCAGGTTTCGATAATCTATTGGAGAGAAATGGACAGAGGTGGGCAGTTTTTCCTAGAGCATAGGGTTACTGTGGCTCCATCTATGGACAGTTTAAATGTCTACTTGGCATAGTGGGCTGAACACCAGGCACCATCTTACTGGTGAATTCCTCATGGCTTCCTTAGGGCTGGAATCCTCTACCTGCCCCATGTTacaagaggggaaactgaggctcagagagttAAGCTCacatacttctttttctttcttttggtttttagaaagCTCACATACTATTAAATGCAAGAAATCAGATGGACCCCAGAACGTGTCCTTTAACATTATGCTGGCTGCCTCAGGATAAATTTGGACAAGGTTCTCATTCCACAGCAGATGTGTGGAGGTGGGGACAGACCCAGGGAGGAGCGTGGACAGGACAGTTAGAGCAGGtgccccccatacacacacaagcatatgcatgcattcatatactttcatgtgcacacactgtcacatgcacgcacacaggcATTGAGTCTCCTTACTCTGCCAGAGCTTCCTCCTCAGTGGACAAGCTGCGCTGGGGACTGGTGGCAGGCGACCCAAGGcctcttaaaaacaaagcagaagcaaGGAAGTAGATAGGGGTTATCCCGGACTCCAGGCTTCTACTCAGtagtggggtgggggcagggcccAGAGGGCAAGGAGAAGTCAGCTTACCCCTAGGGCCAGCATCGGCAGCTTTGGCTACTGCCTTGGGGAGGTTCTTCTCTGCAAGGAGGAGCTCACACAGCGGGCTAAGCAGCTGGTTCACGTTGTTCAGCTGCTGCTCTTCATCCCACTGTGGAGAGGTGAGTGGCCCGAGGGATTCTACGGGCTCAGGGAGCTGCCGTAATTCCTGAACCCCGGGGACAGAGGCAGTGAGTGGTGTGCAAGGCGCGGAAGCAAAGCCCTAGCCCGAGGCCCGGATATCTGGTACCTGGAAGAAGATGTAATCATCCACCTGCCCCAGGAGATCCTGGACACTGTGGTCGTACTGAGACAGGGCCCTTAGGTGGTCAGTCAGCCGCTGTTCCTCATCCAGAACTTGGCCCAGCGCCTGCTTCTTGGCTACCTCTATATCACTCAGTGTCGAGgcctgctgcttctccagcacctgAAGCAGGCTACTGAATCTCCTGGAGACTGCGGAGGCCAGGGTGCAGGCTGAACTCTGCGTGGGCACAGGAGGAACCTCAGGGAGGCCAGGCTCCGCACTATGGCAAGGCAGGCCAGGCCCTGAATCACCCACTTGGCTTGAAGGGTGGGGACATGGGGAGCCAGTCAGGACCCTTGGAACCTCTTCCCCACTGGGGCCTGGCTTCTCGGTCAACTTCCCAGTCCCTGGTGCTGGGACAGGATTTGCAAGGCAGCTCACATCCATTGCCTGCAGTCCAGGGACCAGATGGTGAGGCTGGGCACGAGCACACGGTGAAGTACCTCAATGCGACTGTTCTGCTGCTGCAGCTCCTGAAGCTGGTTCTCTGCCTGAGCGACCTGTTGCCGGGTAGCCAGTACCCTCGCTCTCAGCTGGTCCTGTGGCACCCACCCAGAGGGCAAGCAACAAAAGAAGGTTAGAATTGGTTATACCCTTCgagccaccaccaccaaaacacaTGCTGGGAACTCTCCTCATGGCCCTGACGGTAACTGTCTTGTAAAATGCCAgaactaagccaggcagtggtggtgcacgcctttaattccagcactcgggaggcagaggcaggcaaatttctgagttcgaggccagcctggtctacagagtgaattctaggacagccatgactacacagagaaaccttgtctcgaaaaacaaaacaaaacaaaacaaaacaaaaaagccagaacTAGGTCAGAGTCCCCGGGGAGGCTGGCTAGGGACCTTTCTCTACCTGGAGCAGGATACTATACGAGGAACGTGGAAGTCTTGGGTTGAAGATCCCACTTCTGGTCCCACCCCTGCATCTTGAGGGTTGAGTGACCTGGGCAGAGCTCCCACCTTCTCTGGTCCAAACCTCATCCCTAACCCAGGCAACAAGGGGGAGTAGACTGGCCAGAGCTGTCTGAGCAGTCAGGGCAGGTCCTAAGAGCCGAAAGGGAACACATTAGCATTTGGATGAGTTCTGTTTCCCTTGGAGACCAATGTGCTGTTATAGGAGCTGGGAACACCCTTGAAACTGATGCTGAACCTGGCTAAGAGTCTCATTACCTGTTTTTACTCCTTCCAACATCATTTTGAGTTGGGGCCCCTTATCattgttgctttgagacagggtctcattgtgtagccctagTTAGCCTGGAACTTTCCACGTAGACCAACCTGATCTTAAACTTACAGAGGTCCATCTACTTCTGCCTCtaaagtgatggaattaaaggtatgtaccaccatgctagctaacttttttattttaaaaaaatttgtgttTACATAAGAGTGGGTATATGCATACATGCCaatgtgcacatgtgaaggtcagaggacaacctcaggtgtctcAGTCCGTGCCCTCTAccccgagacagggtctcttgtttgcCACTGTGTGTACCAGCCTCACTGCCCCTCGAGCATCCTGTGCCTCACATCCTCTCTCTTCTAAGCACAATTCTGTCCCCTGGAGCATGAGCCATTTGGCTGCGGCGTCCTCTGTGCTGTGGGCTTCTAACCTCCAATGCTAACTTTTGTACCCAGCTTGGTCTCCTACCCTTGTCACTGTCACGGGCAGCAGTGCCTCAGCCTTGGGGCTTCAGCAGCTCCAGGGCTCACCCTTCAACCCTCTGAaaccccctttcttcccttccgtCTCTGCCACTCACCCTTTGACCTCACCCTGGCCCTGTCACCAGCTCCAAAAATGTTCCAAGCATCTATCCTTATCTTTCCATTCTCTCACTGGTTCCAGCCCGCCTGCTAGTCCACCACAGCTGctcggttctctccttctctgtctgtccGTCAGGCTTCTCAGTCACTTCTCATCTCCTTGTCCATGTGCTATGGTCCTGGCTGTGATGGCCATGGGCAAGGGCACAGGCCACCATGGTGCCAATACCACGGTCACTTTTGCCTTTAATTAAACCACTCAGCAGCATGGAGCACCTGGAGAACTCTCCCCGCCTGTAACTGCCTGTGCGCTGGCCGCCATCTCTGTAGCTCTGTCAGGATGTAATCTCAGGCAGGACCTCCCATGCCCAACATATTTCCACTCCTAGGGAACTATAGTgacttctgtctttctcctcacTGCCCACGTCTCCTCCCAGCTCTCAGCCAATGCCTGTGCCCACCTCATCATCTGTGTACCCCACTGCATCCACACACTGCTATCCCAAACCAGCCACTCCCTCAGCACACAGCAGCCCAGTCTCCCGCAGAAACCCTTGTCCCTGTGTCTTACTCTCTCCACTGGGCACCGGACTCCCACTCCTTATTTCTTCTGGTTTGCAGCTGTGACCTCCTTCCTCTTATCCCTCATCTCTTACCCCCTCCACACCCCAGCTGGGGCTTAGACTCCAGAAAGCGGAAATCTGATGACATCATCGCCCTGTCTCAAGCTTGGGAAGGTTCTGCACATCTCTAGATGCCCATCTGGCTGGGTGGGCCCCAATGACCTGGAAAAcctgttgtcgttgttgttgttgttttgtgtttttgtttgtttgttttttggtttttcaagacagggtttctctgtatacccctggctgtcctggaactttctctgtagaccaggctaggcttgaactcggaaatctgcctgcctctgcctcccaagtgctggaattaaaggcgtgtaccaccactgcccagctggtttttggtttttcaagacagggtttctctgtgtagccctggctgtcctggaactcactctgtagaccaggctggcctcgaactcagaaatccgcctgcctctgcctcccaagtgctggaattaaaggcgtgcggcaccactgcccggcttctggAAAATCTGTTTGGAGATCTCAGGAACCTGTCTCCTGCCCATCATCTCTGCTCCTAGGCACTTGTCCCTGCATCCTCTTTGTCTGGCTGACAGGCACTTCCTTATCCCTGAGGAGTCATGTAAAGAGCGCCTCCCACTCCTCTCAGGCAGGCTGGCCCTGCTGTCTCTGTAGAATGGAACTTTCACGGTTTGCTGAAATACCATCTGAAGGGCAGAAAGCAGGCTTACTGAATGCTGGCCACCTCAGTGAATGCGGCTGCCAGCCCTGGCCCACCACTCTGGCTCTACTTTATTCAGAGGACCTGGGGAGAGCTGCAGTAGGCAGTCAGGTGCACACGCCCTCTGGGTCTATGTGGGAACCCGCAGCCTCCTGCTGCAGCCCCTGGCCCTGGCCACAAACAGtccctgtccccaccctccaGGAGGCTCTTCCCGCACCTCGCGCATGCGGCGCTCCACGTCCAGCAGCGCCCGCTCGTGGTGGCTGCAGTCGTGCACCGTGCACGCGCTGCACACGCAGAGGCCCTCCGTGCGACAGAAGAACTCGAGCGGCCTCCCGTGGCGCGGGCAGCGAGCGCTGTGGCCTGTGGCGGGGTCCGGGcgcggggcggcggcggcggcgggcggcgCCTGCAGAACGCCGGGCAGCGCCTGCAGCAAAGTGCTCAGCGTCACGTTGCGGGACAGCTTGGCGCCCTCGGGGAAGGGCTGGCGACACTGGGGGCAGGTCTTTTCGCAGCGGCGCCACGAATCCTGGATGCAGTTCCCGCAGAAGCTGTGCCCGCAGGGCAGCGTCACCGGGTCCCGGTAGCGACCTAGGCAGATGGAGCAATTCAGCAAGTCCTCCTCCAGCAGCTGAGCGGCCATGGCGGAAGCGAGGCCCGGAGCGCAGACCTCTTAAAGGGACGGAGGCTACCGGTGCGACTGTTGCGGAAGGGCGAAGGGCAGTAGTCCAGGAAGTCGCGGCAGTGCGTACGGCATCTGGGACGCTGCTCTCTGGTGCCCTAGAACGTTCCATGGCAGGGATCCAAGTCATCCTTGCCTGCCTCTGACGCAGTGGGAGCTAGGGCAGGGCTTCCTCCGGCCCACCCTGACTCCTCTACGTTTCTTCCCTAGACCcttttctctgctcctcctgAGGTCTGGCCTTAGAGGCTTGGAACTCCACCAGGCCCAGGGCAGTCAGTTGTCGTCTCTGGCATGTTTTCCTGGACAGTGAAAGCGAGGGTCCTCCCGCTTGGAGCCTGGTAATGCTTGGTAAAAGCGCCTCACCAGGACcgtggttatttttgttttttctggaacAGGATTTTAGACATTGGGGTATAGCTCCCCTCTCTGGGAACTGTGTAATttggttcttttaaaataatgacatgTAAATTTCTGGTTACTAAAACCCACTTAACCTTTTTAAGAGACCCCTTATCCTATATAAGGTCTCACTTGGCAGCTCCTAGTGGCCTGTAGACTCTGGCTTCAGCTACCTGAATAAAACACCTCCCTCTTCA
This window contains:
- the Trim65 gene encoding tripartite motif-containing protein 65, translated to MAAQLLEEDLLNCSICLGRYRDPVTLPCGHSFCGNCIQDSWRRCEKTCPQCRQPFPEGAKLSRNVTLSTLLQALPGVLQAPPAAAAAPRPDPATGHSARCPRHGRPLEFFCRTEGLCVCSACTVHDCSHHERALLDVERRMREDQLRARVLATRQQVAQAENQLQELQQQNSRIESSACTLASAVSRRFSSLLQVLEKQQASTLSDIEVAKKQALGQVLDEEQRLTDHLRALSQYDHSVQDLLGQVDDYIFFQELRQLPEPVESLGPLTSPQWDEEQQLNNVNQLLSPLCELLLAEKNLPKAVAKAADAGPREALGRLPPVPSAACPLRRKLWQNYRNLTFDPETANQYLRLSHKDQRVTHHFQAQGPARSGSFELWQVQCTQSFQTGQHYWEVHASDHSVTLGVTYPKLSRQKLGTHTDNIGRGPCSWGLCIQADSIQAWHDGKSRRLRGLPGRLLGVDLNLTSGSLTFYSLEPCTQLLHTFYAVFNQPVFPVFWLLEGRTLTLCHQPEAKLPPRPQEEATAPS